Part of the Echeneis naucrates chromosome 18, fEcheNa1.1, whole genome shotgun sequence genome is shown below.
ggttaaTGTCAACAAATTACCCATGTGAATTGTTATAAGTTTTAATTGCTGTATTAACATCATTAATAGCGAACAGAAAATTAGAGGAATATGGTTCCACATTATCTTAAAGCAGCGAGCCCATACAGCGATAGGACGAGGACGCAGAAGGAAGTGAACTGAGCGACCACATTCACGCCACCGCTAAATATGCTGTCGTCTTCCGTGGGGAAGATGAAGCCCGGGGTTGTGACGGGATGTCGGGTTGAGCAGGTAAAGTTGGCGTCTCTGTCCGGGCCGGTAGAGCTGTAGGAAACAAAGGTTGGTGGGTTGCTGCCAGTGACATTGGTGATCCAGTCCTGGTACCGAGACACGCGGGTGTAAACTCCAGGGAGTTCAGGCTCGGCGCAGCCTAAGCCAAAACTCACAACTCCACTCTGGATCCACTGAAAGCGGTCTTTGGTCATCAGTGGGCCTCCTGAATCACCCTGTGGGTAGAAAGGAGGCGTAACTGTGGAGCTTTTGGCCTCACAGTGGATTTGTCAAAATACAACAGAAACAATAGAGCTCTCTGCAGGACACGACTGCAAACTACACTAAAAGGTCGGATTAGTTACtcatattcacatttttcttttgattaaaattttctAGAACAGACAAAGACATGCTAACGTCGTGTGCGTGACTTACAGCTCAATTCTAAAACATTGCACATGttaaagctttttattttaggtttttttttttttaacaacaaaccctcaaaatgtaaaataaatgtaaacgCAGCATAATAAATACACTAAAACTTGACTCACCTGACAAGAATCTTTACCTCCTTCTTTCAACCCAGCACAGATCATGTTCTCTGTGATGGCGAACCCGTTGTAGCATTGGCACTTCTTGTTTCCCACTATTGGTATGTTAACCTCTCTGAGGTTTTCCACTGTGGTGAAATCTTGGAGAAATTTTAATAGATTCAAATTAATgtgcatttatatatatttacaaatgtacaaattaTATGATGCAATCACAAGGTTTCTCTTGGACTGCACTATTTGAGAACTTACTTTCACTTCCAAGATTACCCCAACCGATGACCCAGCTGCTGGTGCCGGTGTGGAAGGTGCTGCCTTCTGCGGCGAGGCATATCGGCTGTATGTAAGTAGTGAAGTTCACAGGCTGCGACAGCTTCAGGAGACAGATGTCGTTGTCATTTGAATACTCGTCGTACCAAGGATGGCAGGCAACCTCAGCAACAGTGCGTGACACTTCCTCGTCGCCGAAAACTGACTGGTTATGGCGGCCCAGATGGACAGATATGCTGCTCCCATTCCTTGAAAACAGAAACTTTTGTTGGAGCTTCAGTATCGGGTGTTGAGAGAAAGCAAAATGTTAACTGAATACCACTTCACTAAGTTTTTAGTTGCACGCTCAGATTTTGCATGAAATTCAACagctttattgttattatatgaAGATATAAATCGGCCCTTAAAATAATTCAtcttagaaatgttttttgtgttttcctttttttattatgaaatgaTTGTCTTATACATGATAAAGCCGCAGGTGTGTCACAGGTGGAATGTGAACGGAGGAGATGCCGGTTCTGCAAAGGAGCACGAAATCTTAAGTCATGGtgatgtgtgagtttgtgtgggATGGATTTGGTAAAGCACcttttaaaagatgtttttgctggattcattttgttttgtatgaatGTAATCCAGAGTGACACTAACTGTACCTGTAACTTACCTGGTTTTTAGTTCAGCATGGCACGAGTGAACAGTTAAATGTCACTTTAACAGTATCTCCTCACCCTAAAATGCAGTGCGCCGCCGTCAGCACCCACTGGTTGCTGATCAGGGTGCCCCCACAGAAGGACCCGCTCCCTGAGTCCAAACTGGCTTGCCAGGGCCAACTTCCTGCAATCGCTTCTTGACCTCCCACAATTCTGGTGTTCAAAAGAGCGATGCCACAACCTTACATAAGAGGAGACGGCAACAGGTACTTTTATCCCATTTCCACAAAAGTGCCTTTTGAATTGAAAGAATGACCTTTGTAACTATACAAACAGTACAATGACATTTGGAAACAAGCCATTGCCTTTACATCCAATATGTCAGAAAGTGGCCTCGACAAGCTTTGTACTTACAAACTCTTCACATAATaatcattcatttctttaatgcAGGGAACAAAAGCTGAAACTTTTAGAGCCTTTTAATGTTGAACTTGTATGCTTACCAAGGCTATTTGATACCCaacctgaaaatgaacaaagagagaaatatttacAGGAAACCCGGATGGATAATTGCATTTCTGTACACAAAGTACTTAGTCAGATCATGTCAAGGTGAAACTATGGCCTCCTTTCTTGTTGGCAGAAATCTTGGCATCTGTTTTGGTAAAACCACAGCTTGTGTAAATAATTTCCTTTATCACTGATGGAATTCTGTTCATATTATTACAAAATCTGAACCAGAGCCAAAGTCACGTTATGGCAAGTCACATCTCATCCAGATACAACCCTGCCAAATATTTTACCGcctaaaattttattttatatatatatatatatatatatatatatatatatatatatatatatatatataagaacTCATAGCTGCAACTTCATGTGATCATGCAGCACATTAGAAGCATGCTTAATCTTAAAGGTCAAAATTagagaaaatgtgcaaaaaaaaaaaaaaaaacctgaaaatttcaaacaatatttatttgtaatttattgTAATCTAATAATACCAAAATTATTGCTCTCttcttttaaaatgcaaaaataaatttgatattATTATAAAACTTTGCAAAACCAGCTTTGATATGAAACAAAttaactaacaaaaaaaaaaaactaacaaaaaataaaaaataaaagaagatgaaaactGACCTTGGAGTAGGAGAGCGATGAGCA
Proteins encoded:
- the LOC115059115 gene encoding trypsin-3-like, coding for MALQQILCGLTVLIALLLQGWVSNSLGCGIALLNTRIVGGQEAIAGSWPWQASLDSGSGSFCGGTLISNQWVLTAAHCILGNGSSISVHLGRHNQSVFGDEEVSRTVAEVACHPWYDEYSNDNDICLLKLSQPVNFTTYIQPICLAAEGSTFHTGTSSWVIGWGNLGSENFTTVENLREVNIPIVGNKKCQCYNGFAITENMICAGLKEGGKDSCQGDSGGPLMTKDRFQWIQSGVVSFGLGCAEPELPGVYTRVSRYQDWITNVTGSNPPTFVSYSSTGPDRDANFTCSTRHPVTTPGFIFPTEDDSIFSGGVNVVAQFTSFCVLVLSLYGLAALR